One Desulfuromonas thiophila genomic window carries:
- a CDS encoding cytochrome-c peroxidase: MKKPVSLLVLTACLLSTSLASAGDADLRATAKGLFKPIPATAAEIKANPHNDYKLRLGHMLYFEPRLSASQLISCQTCHNVGLAGADLQETSTGHGWQKGPRNAPTTYNAVFNTAQFWDGRAADLKEQAKGPVQASVEMNNKPAMVEKTLKSIPEYVDLFAKAFPGEKDPVNFENMAKAIELFEATLLTPNDGLDRFMAGDDKALTAEQKEGLQLFVDTGCAGCHDGVNLGGTDYFPFGVVEQPGAELLPPGDKGRFAVTNTSKDEYVFRSPALRNIALTAPYFHSGKVWSLQDAVAVMGSSQLGAELSEAQAVKITRFLEALSGDQPEVLHPVLPPSTASTPRPDLSALPTAAH; the protein is encoded by the coding sequence ATGAAAAAACCCGTATCATTGCTTGTCTTGACGGCCTGTCTGCTGTCGACATCCCTGGCCAGTGCCGGCGATGCCGATCTGCGAGCCACTGCCAAAGGCCTGTTCAAGCCCATTCCGGCCACGGCAGCGGAAATCAAGGCCAATCCTCACAACGATTACAAGCTGCGTCTTGGCCACATGCTGTATTTCGAGCCGCGGTTGTCGGCTTCCCAGCTGATCAGCTGTCAGACCTGTCACAACGTGGGTCTGGCCGGTGCCGATCTGCAGGAAACCTCAACGGGGCACGGCTGGCAGAAGGGGCCGCGTAACGCGCCGACCACCTATAATGCCGTGTTCAATACCGCCCAGTTCTGGGACGGCAGAGCGGCGGACCTGAAGGAGCAGGCCAAGGGGCCGGTGCAGGCGTCGGTGGAGATGAACAACAAGCCGGCAATGGTTGAGAAAACCCTTAAATCGATACCCGAATACGTTGATCTGTTTGCCAAGGCGTTTCCCGGCGAAAAGGATCCGGTTAATTTCGAAAATATGGCCAAGGCGATCGAACTGTTCGAGGCCACGTTGCTGACGCCTAATGACGGCCTTGACCGGTTCATGGCGGGTGACGACAAGGCGCTGACCGCCGAGCAGAAAGAAGGTCTGCAGCTGTTTGTCGATACCGGCTGCGCTGGTTGCCATGACGGTGTCAACCTTGGTGGTACCGATTACTTCCCCTTCGGCGTGGTGGAACAGCCGGGTGCCGAGCTGTTGCCGCCGGGCGACAAGGGACGTTTTGCGGTTACCAACACCTCCAAGGATGAGTATGTGTTCCGTTCACCGGCCCTGCGTAACATCGCGCTGACCGCGCCCTACTTCCACAGCGGCAAGGTCTGGAGCCTGCAGGATGCCGTTGCGGTGATGGGCAGCTCCCAACTGGGCGCTGAACTGAGCGAGGCCCAGGCGGTCAAGATTACCCGCTTCCTCGAAGCACTCAGTGGCGATCAGCCGGAGGTGCTGCATCCGGTGCTGCCGCCGAGTACCGCCAGCACTCCGCGGCCCGATCTGTCGGCGCTGCCGACCGCGGCCCATTGA
- the rfaD gene encoding ADP-glyceromanno-heptose 6-epimerase translates to MLVVTGGAGFIGSALVWRLNQLGHEDILIVDALGNGDKWKNLVPLRYRDYLEKDQFLELVLADRLGQHLGERGLPLDAIFHLGACSATTERDARYLMQNNVAYSQQMALLARRSGARFIYASSAATYGDGTQGFDDDAAALEQLRPLNMYGYSKHLFDLWLRRQGLLDSCVGLKFFNVFGPNEYHKGEMRSLVIKAYEQIVATGRIGLFKSYRPDYADGEQQRDFVYVKDVVDMTLFFLDHPQVNGLFNIGSCQAHSWNELAWAIFAALGREPAIDYIGMPSQLRDRYQYYTCANTDRLRRAGYAGTGYHLTDAVADYVRNYLVPGVVLGQ, encoded by the coding sequence ATGCTTGTAGTCACGGGAGGCGCCGGCTTTATCGGCAGTGCTCTGGTTTGGCGGCTGAATCAGCTGGGCCACGAGGACATTCTGATTGTCGATGCGCTGGGAAACGGGGACAAGTGGAAGAATCTGGTGCCGCTGCGTTACCGGGACTATCTGGAAAAGGATCAGTTTCTTGAGCTGGTGCTGGCTGATCGCCTGGGACAGCACCTGGGCGAACGGGGGCTGCCGCTCGACGCTATTTTTCATCTGGGAGCCTGTTCAGCCACCACCGAACGGGACGCCCGCTATCTGATGCAGAACAATGTCGCCTACAGCCAGCAGATGGCGTTGCTGGCCCGGCGTAGCGGAGCACGGTTCATCTACGCTTCGAGTGCGGCCACCTATGGCGATGGCACCCAGGGCTTCGATGATGATGCCGCCGCTCTGGAACAGTTGCGGCCGCTCAACATGTACGGTTATTCCAAGCATCTGTTTGATCTGTGGCTCCGTCGGCAGGGGTTGCTTGATTCCTGTGTCGGGCTGAAGTTTTTCAACGTGTTCGGCCCCAACGAATACCATAAGGGTGAAATGCGCTCGCTGGTGATCAAGGCCTATGAGCAGATTGTCGCCACCGGCCGCATCGGTCTGTTCAAATCCTATCGCCCTGACTATGCCGATGGTGAGCAGCAGCGCGATTTCGTCTACGTCAAGGATGTGGTCGACATGACCCTGTTTTTCCTTGATCATCCCCAGGTCAATGGCCTGTTCAATATCGGCAGCTGCCAGGCTCATAGCTGGAATGAGCTGGCCTGGGCCATTTTCGCCGCCCTCGGGCGCGAGCCGGCCATTGACTATATCGGCATGCCGTCGCAACTGCGCGACCGTTACCAGTACTATACCTGTGCCAATACCGACCGGCTGCGGCGAGCCGGCTACGCCGGTACGGGCTATCACCTGACGGATGCCGTCGCTGACTATGTGCGCAATTATCTGGTGCCTGGTGTGGTGCTGGGTCAATAG
- a CDS encoding PD-(D/E)XK nuclease family protein, translating into MALFAQLWPELQAATPIITVNRRLARHLLQHYYEHCRQQAMAWPVPLVEDLASWFVRQLALLGEPGRLLNRPQQQAVWQQVIRDDAARCGLQLLQLGATAEQAMAAHRLSCAYRLVGRYAPARAEEQAFVRWQQAYLVHCRQQDWLDEAALPPYLCQAFAAGRLTPPERLVLAGFDEMAPDLHQLCDQLRQCGCQLIEPAVAAAPPQPPRFRLFDSLNDELTALVDWAAVTPGRRLIVVPRLEALRQPLSRALARRKVAANLSLGRPLSQFGPIQTALRFLSVQEPLARSELSYLLRSPFLAGGCSQREQRVRADLALRQARLRRADCATCVDLLRRQPVDTAAVRLAELLAQQSCCRERLPCSAWAGRFSAWLEQAGWPGERALDSATYQLLESWQEKLLPALCSLDRVLPVCDRRQALAWLEQLADQILFQPEAADEPVQVVGLLESAGLQADALWVMGLHDQELPAALDPQPFLPRWLQQRLDMPRASQDRELRFARQQLQRLAGAASTVCFSCSRRDSADEAAIQRRPSPLLQLQQPPLPEPAGALAAAPPVVALECQNDSRGLPLVTAGDPARGGAALLRDQAHCPFKAYARHRLGLRALEEPAGGFDARQRGTLIHRLLQEFWQQLGSSVALLHRDENACRQLLQQLLADLASSSAGVWPDLQQREFWPLEADRLLELALQWQRLERQRGAFSVEQLEQVCQVSVGPLQLRLICDRLDRSAAGSVLVIDYKTARSSARVLQQLPLLEPQLPLYALYAPLPGPVAGVAFAQLRPDDCRFAALGTLDDLPGVEPLAVGDWRELCQQWRDQIEALAQAVADGAAAVQPAQPQVCRNCDLQPLCRITLRDQQEGSDAEGC; encoded by the coding sequence ATGGCGTTGTTTGCCCAGCTGTGGCCTGAATTGCAGGCCGCCACCCCCATCATCACGGTCAATCGCCGGCTGGCCCGCCATCTGCTGCAGCACTATTACGAACACTGTCGCCAGCAGGCCATGGCCTGGCCGGTGCCGCTGGTGGAGGATCTGGCCAGCTGGTTTGTCCGTCAGTTGGCGCTACTGGGTGAGCCCGGCCGACTGCTCAACCGGCCGCAGCAGCAGGCCGTGTGGCAGCAGGTGATCCGTGACGATGCTGCCCGCTGTGGCCTGCAACTGCTGCAGTTGGGCGCCACGGCCGAGCAGGCCATGGCAGCGCATCGCCTCAGCTGTGCCTATCGCTTGGTGGGACGCTACGCGCCGGCGCGAGCCGAGGAACAGGCCTTCGTGCGCTGGCAGCAGGCCTATCTGGTTCACTGCCGCCAGCAGGACTGGCTGGACGAGGCGGCCCTGCCACCTTATCTGTGCCAGGCCTTTGCTGCCGGTCGCCTGACGCCACCGGAACGGCTGGTCCTGGCCGGTTTTGATGAAATGGCACCGGATCTCCATCAGCTGTGCGATCAGCTGCGCCAGTGTGGCTGTCAACTGATTGAACCCGCCGTTGCCGCTGCGCCGCCCCAGCCCCCCCGTTTTCGCCTGTTCGACAGCCTGAATGATGAACTGACGGCCTTGGTTGATTGGGCGGCGGTTACCCCCGGCCGACGTCTGATCGTGGTCCCCCGGCTGGAGGCGCTGCGCCAGCCTCTGAGCCGGGCGCTGGCTCGCCGCAAGGTGGCAGCCAACCTGTCGCTCGGTCGACCGCTGAGCCAGTTCGGGCCCATCCAGACCGCCTTGCGTTTTCTAAGCGTACAGGAGCCCCTGGCCCGCAGCGAACTGAGTTATTTGCTGCGTTCGCCGTTTCTGGCGGGCGGTTGCAGTCAACGGGAGCAGCGGGTCCGCGCTGATCTGGCTCTGCGGCAGGCGCGTTTGCGCCGGGCCGACTGCGCCACCTGTGTCGATCTGTTGCGGCGCCAGCCGGTCGATACTGCTGCCGTGCGCCTGGCCGAGCTGCTGGCCCAACAGAGCTGCTGCCGCGAACGGTTGCCCTGTTCGGCCTGGGCCGGGCGTTTTAGTGCCTGGCTGGAGCAGGCCGGCTGGCCTGGTGAGCGGGCCCTTGACAGCGCCACCTATCAGTTGCTGGAGAGCTGGCAGGAAAAACTGTTGCCGGCTCTGTGCAGCCTTGATCGCGTGTTGCCGGTCTGTGATCGCCGCCAGGCACTGGCCTGGCTGGAACAACTGGCCGATCAGATCCTGTTTCAGCCCGAGGCGGCCGATGAGCCGGTGCAGGTGGTGGGTTTGCTGGAAAGTGCCGGTCTGCAAGCCGATGCGCTTTGGGTTATGGGCCTGCACGATCAGGAACTGCCCGCCGCCCTCGACCCTCAGCCCTTTCTGCCCCGCTGGCTGCAACAGCGGCTCGACATGCCGCGGGCCAGCCAGGACCGCGAACTGCGTTTTGCCCGGCAGCAGTTGCAGCGCCTGGCCGGCGCTGCCAGCACGGTTTGTTTCAGCTGCTCCCGTCGCGACAGTGCCGACGAGGCAGCTATTCAGCGGCGCCCCTCGCCATTGCTGCAGCTGCAGCAGCCGCCACTGCCGGAACCGGCTGGCGCCCTGGCCGCCGCGCCGCCTGTGGTGGCGCTGGAGTGCCAAAATGACAGCCGTGGTCTGCCGCTGGTGACCGCTGGCGATCCGGCGCGCGGTGGCGCAGCCCTGTTGCGTGACCAGGCGCACTGTCCGTTTAAGGCTTATGCCCGCCATCGACTGGGCCTGCGGGCGCTGGAGGAGCCGGCTGGTGGCTTCGATGCCCGCCAGCGCGGCACCCTGATCCATCGTTTGCTGCAGGAGTTCTGGCAGCAGCTCGGCAGCAGCGTCGCCTTGCTGCACCGGGACGAGAACGCTTGCCGTCAGCTGCTGCAGCAGTTGCTGGCCGATCTGGCATCGTCTTCGGCGGGCGTCTGGCCGGATTTGCAGCAGCGCGAGTTCTGGCCGCTGGAGGCTGACCGCTTGCTGGAGTTGGCGTTGCAATGGCAGCGGCTGGAACGGCAGCGGGGTGCTTTCAGCGTGGAACAGCTGGAGCAGGTCTGTCAGGTCAGCGTCGGACCGCTGCAGCTGCGGCTGATCTGTGACCGGCTTGATCGCAGTGCGGCAGGTTCGGTCCTGGTCATCGATTACAAAACCGCTCGCAGCAGTGCCAGGGTGTTGCAGCAGCTGCCCCTGCTGGAGCCACAGTTGCCGCTCTATGCGCTCTATGCTCCCTTGCCGGGCCCGGTCGCTGGCGTGGCCTTTGCCCAGCTGCGGCCGGATGACTGCCGGTTTGCCGCCCTGGGGACGCTGGACGATCTGCCGGGGGTTGAGCCACTGGCGGTTGGTGACTGGCGCGAGCTGTGTCAGCAGTGGCGTGACCAGATCGAAGCGCTGGCGCAGGCCGTGGCCGATGGCGCCGCTGCCGTGCAGCCGGCCCAGCCACAGGTTTGCCGGAACTGTGATCTGCAGCCGCTGTGTCGGATCACGCTGCGCGACCAGCAGGAGGGTAGCGATGCTGAAGGATGCTGA
- a CDS encoding PQQ-dependent sugar dehydrogenase, which yields MMGLLFFCACLLLQTAAVLLALAAPRLPLPTALSWFVATFAIGACLALFGRRFGRGVLIIAIPLSVLSAYALQQRLWPPPLTEVRVLRLHEDAVAREQLGPWLKTLLPLQSDSIRFCSATPRRLLPALSLQVAQGIELTVVADAVADVRALTFDDQGRLWLSQTALGRVLCLSDSDADGWYDRRRLVVDGLDRPMGLCWQDGRMLLATATDVVRLPRGGAPLQALGLKLPRAAAGEYRPLLSPSGRTLYLPVAGIGVQPPLTDWRLGTLLRIDLPATAAAPAELHAVGLHQCGGLAWHPLRNEVWATEVAPPRLDFTRLPNEVNVVRPQADYGWPFCFGRQQPDVTWGTTAVCQQTVAPLLQLPPALLPTALQFGSSLAAPAPLRAMLYLVVQGQGDDGPAGSYRLLGVPLDEAGQPLGWGIDLVRGWHNGRRLQGLPTALAIGPDGALYLGDALAGLVYRLRFVPDANDG from the coding sequence ATGATGGGGCTGCTTTTTTTCTGCGCCTGTCTGCTGCTGCAGACTGCAGCGGTCCTGCTTGCCCTGGCCGCGCCACGGTTGCCGCTACCAACGGCTTTGAGCTGGTTTGTGGCCACCTTCGCCATTGGTGCCTGTCTGGCGTTGTTCGGCCGCCGTTTCGGGCGTGGTGTGCTGATTATTGCCATTCCCCTGTCGGTGCTGAGCGCGTATGCGCTGCAGCAGCGACTGTGGCCGCCGCCGCTGACCGAGGTGAGGGTGCTGCGCTTGCATGAGGATGCGGTTGCCCGTGAGCAGCTTGGCCCCTGGCTCAAGACGCTGCTGCCGCTGCAGTCTGATTCGATCCGTTTTTGCAGTGCGACGCCGCGGCGGCTGTTGCCGGCGTTGTCGTTGCAGGTGGCACAGGGCATCGAGCTGACGGTGGTAGCCGACGCCGTTGCCGATGTGCGGGCCCTGACATTCGACGACCAGGGACGCCTGTGGCTGAGCCAGACCGCTCTGGGGCGGGTGCTGTGCCTGTCCGACAGTGACGCCGATGGCTGGTATGATCGTCGCCGGCTGGTTGTCGATGGCCTCGACCGGCCCATGGGGTTGTGCTGGCAGGATGGCCGGATGCTGTTGGCGACCGCTACCGATGTCGTGCGCCTGCCGCGCGGCGGGGCACCGTTGCAGGCGCTGGGGCTAAAGCTGCCCCGCGCCGCGGCGGGTGAATACCGTCCCCTGTTGAGCCCGTCAGGCCGGACTCTGTATCTGCCGGTGGCCGGTATCGGTGTTCAGCCGCCGCTGACTGACTGGCGGCTGGGCACACTGCTGCGGATCGACTTGCCGGCCACGGCAGCGGCACCGGCGGAGTTGCATGCCGTGGGGCTGCATCAGTGCGGCGGGCTGGCCTGGCATCCGTTGCGCAACGAGGTCTGGGCAACGGAGGTCGCACCGCCGCGACTCGATTTTACCCGGCTGCCCAATGAGGTGAATGTGGTCAGGCCGCAGGCCGATTACGGTTGGCCTTTCTGTTTCGGCCGCCAGCAGCCCGATGTCACCTGGGGGACCACCGCGGTGTGCCAGCAGACAGTCGCGCCGCTGCTGCAGCTGCCGCCGGCACTGTTGCCGACCGCGCTGCAGTTTGGCAGCTCTCTGGCTGCGCCTGCACCGCTGCGTGCCATGCTTTATCTGGTGGTGCAGGGGCAGGGGGACGATGGGCCGGCTGGCAGCTATCGCCTGCTGGGTGTTCCCCTTGATGAGGCAGGTCAGCCCCTGGGCTGGGGGATTGATCTGGTACGCGGCTGGCACAATGGTCGCCGCCTGCAGGGGCTGCCCACGGCGCTGGCCATTGGCCCCGATGGCGCCCTCTATCTGGGCGACGCTCTGGCCGGACTGGTTTACCGGCTGCGGTTTGTGCCCGACGCAAACGACGGCTGA
- a CDS encoding NADP-dependent malic enzyme — protein MAKKREALDYHSSGRKGKIEVVPTKPCDTSRDLALAYSPGVAEPCLEIEKNPEDAYKYTTKGNLVAVVSNGTAVLGLGDIGALAGKPVMEGKGILFKRFADVDVFDIELDTHDPDEIIRTVKLLEPTFGGINLEDIKAPECFYIEEKLKEIMNIPVFHDDQHGTAIIANAGLINALELIGKPIGEVRIVVNGAGAAGIACAQMALTLGARLENMVLCDSKGAIYKGRTEGMNPYKERLATERPVRTLADAMVDADVFFGVSAKDAVTPEMVASMAPNPIIFAMANPDPEILPSEAQKVRSDVIIGTGRSDFPNQVNNVLCFPFLFRGALDTHATAINDEMKMAAVKALANLAKEDVPDSVVKAYGDTKFTFGRDYLIPKPFDPRVLLRVAPAVAKAAIDSGVARRSIENMDRYVEALEALQGRSKEIMRTLINKAKSCRKRVVFPEGDNEKILRAAQILVDEKIAIPILLGPEKTIINRIKSLGLDLHGVQIIDTKDSPKHRQYAHEMFRLRQRKGVTLAEASRTMCRERNYYGAMMVHMGDADAMLSGINAHYPETIRPALEIIGKQEEVRGVHGLYMLVFKKQVVFCADTTVTIDPTAEELAETAILAAHKARHFNVEPRIAMLSFSNFGSANHPFTQKVIRATRLIKEMAPELVVDGEMQANVAFDPDLTERQYPFSAIKGDANVLIFPDLNSGNIAYKLLAKLGGAEAVGPILMGIKRPVHVLQRGDDINDIVNMAAVAVVDAQQTNEHELNNHCY, from the coding sequence ATGGCCAAGAAACGCGAAGCACTGGACTACCACAGCAGCGGCCGCAAGGGCAAGATCGAGGTTGTGCCGACCAAGCCCTGCGACACCAGCCGTGACCTGGCACTGGCCTACAGTCCGGGCGTGGCAGAACCCTGCCTTGAAATTGAAAAGAACCCGGAGGACGCCTACAAATATACCACCAAAGGCAATCTGGTGGCGGTGGTCTCCAACGGCACCGCGGTTCTGGGTCTGGGAGACATCGGCGCCCTGGCCGGAAAACCGGTGATGGAAGGCAAGGGCATTCTGTTCAAACGGTTTGCCGATGTGGACGTATTCGACATCGAGCTCGATACCCACGACCCGGACGAGATCATCCGCACCGTCAAACTGCTTGAGCCCACCTTCGGCGGCATCAATCTGGAAGACATCAAGGCGCCGGAATGCTTCTATATTGAAGAAAAGCTCAAGGAGATCATGAACATTCCGGTGTTCCACGACGATCAGCACGGCACCGCGATCATTGCCAACGCTGGTCTGATCAATGCGCTGGAGCTGATCGGCAAGCCCATTGGAGAGGTGCGCATTGTCGTCAACGGCGCCGGCGCCGCCGGCATCGCCTGCGCCCAGATGGCCCTGACCCTGGGCGCCCGCCTGGAAAACATGGTGCTGTGCGACAGCAAGGGTGCCATTTACAAGGGCCGCACCGAAGGCATGAATCCCTACAAGGAACGCCTGGCAACGGAGAGACCCGTGCGCACGCTGGCCGACGCCATGGTCGACGCCGATGTCTTCTTCGGCGTCTCGGCCAAGGATGCCGTCACGCCGGAGATGGTCGCCAGCATGGCGCCCAATCCCATCATCTTCGCCATGGCCAACCCCGACCCGGAGATTCTGCCGAGCGAAGCCCAGAAGGTGCGCAGCGATGTCATCATCGGCACCGGCCGCAGTGACTTTCCCAACCAGGTCAACAATGTGCTGTGCTTCCCGTTCCTGTTCCGCGGCGCTCTCGACACCCATGCCACCGCCATCAATGACGAAATGAAGATGGCGGCCGTCAAGGCGCTGGCCAATCTGGCCAAAGAGGACGTGCCCGATTCGGTGGTCAAGGCCTATGGCGATACCAAGTTCACCTTTGGCCGCGACTACCTGATTCCCAAGCCCTTTGACCCGCGCGTGCTGCTGCGTGTCGCACCGGCGGTGGCCAAGGCCGCCATCGACAGCGGTGTCGCCCGCCGCAGCATCGAGAACATGGACCGCTACGTCGAAGCCCTCGAAGCCCTGCAGGGCCGCTCGAAGGAAATCATGCGCACCCTGATCAACAAGGCCAAATCCTGCCGCAAGCGCGTGGTGTTCCCCGAGGGCGACAACGAAAAAATTCTGCGCGCGGCACAGATTCTGGTCGACGAGAAAATCGCCATTCCGATCCTGCTCGGACCGGAAAAAACCATCATCAATCGCATCAAGAGCCTCGGCCTTGATCTGCACGGTGTGCAGATCATTGACACCAAGGACAGCCCCAAGCACCGCCAGTACGCCCACGAGATGTTCCGCCTGCGCCAGCGCAAGGGCGTCACCCTGGCCGAGGCCAGCCGCACCATGTGCCGCGAACGCAACTATTATGGTGCCATGATGGTCCACATGGGCGATGCCGATGCCATGCTGTCGGGCATCAATGCCCACTATCCCGAAACCATCCGGCCGGCGCTGGAGATCATCGGCAAGCAGGAAGAGGTCAGGGGTGTCCATGGTCTGTACATGCTGGTGTTCAAAAAGCAGGTCGTGTTCTGTGCCGATACCACCGTGACCATTGATCCAACAGCAGAGGAACTGGCCGAAACGGCCATTCTGGCCGCCCACAAGGCGCGCCACTTCAATGTTGAACCCCGCATTGCCATGCTGTCGTTTTCCAACTTCGGCAGCGCCAACCACCCCTTCACCCAGAAGGTGATCCGCGCCACCCGCCTGATCAAGGAAATGGCACCGGAACTGGTGGTAGATGGCGAAATGCAGGCCAACGTGGCCTTTGACCCGGACCTGACCGAACGTCAGTATCCCTTCTCCGCCATCAAGGGCGACGCCAACGTCCTGATCTTCCCTGACCTTAATTCAGGCAACATCGCCTACAAGCTGCTGGCCAAACTGGGCGGTGCCGAAGCGGTCGGACCCATCCTGATGGGCATCAAGCGGCCGGTCCATGTGCTGCAACGCGGTGATGACATCAACGATATCGTCAACATGGCGGCGGTGGCGGTGGTTGACGCCCAGCAGACCAACGAACACGAACTCAACAACCACTGTTATTGA
- the thrC gene encoding threonine synthase: MRYKSTRGQVRDISFKQAVLMGLATDGGLLLPEKIPVLSVAELDSLAGLRYPQLAYAIISRFVGDDIPAADLRQLIERSYASFDHPEVTPVVKKDGLYILELFHGPTLAFKDVALQLLGNLFEYLLKERGEKMNILGATSGDTGSAAIAGVRGKDNINIFILHPHGRVSPIQALQMTTVTDPNVFNLAIDGTFDDGQRIVKEIFNDLAFKQRYALGAINSINWARVLAQVVYYFYAWSRIAAHRDDASVDFAVPTGNFGDIFAGYIARRMGLPIHKLVLATNENNILSRFVASGDYSVGRVVETLSPSMDIQIASNFERYLYYLLDEDAELLQQQMGEFSATGRLQFTTELLERVRDDFATLTVDTEQTLATIRQFHRQTGYVLDPHTAVGVKAGSTFRQGERPMICLATAHPAKFADAVIRATGSAPDRPDSLCEIENKPQRCQRIAADTTEIKDYLAKHALQ; this comes from the coding sequence ATGCGTTATAAAAGTACCCGCGGACAGGTGCGCGATATCTCTTTCAAGCAAGCGGTTCTGATGGGGCTGGCCACCGATGGCGGTCTGCTGTTGCCGGAAAAGATTCCCGTCCTCAGTGTTGCGGAACTCGACAGTCTGGCCGGTCTGCGCTATCCCCAGCTGGCTTATGCCATCATCAGCCGCTTTGTTGGCGATGACATTCCGGCCGCCGATCTGCGCCAGCTGATCGAACGTTCCTACGCCAGCTTCGACCACCCGGAGGTCACCCCGGTGGTCAAAAAAGACGGGTTATACATTCTCGAACTGTTCCACGGTCCGACCCTGGCGTTCAAGGATGTTGCCCTGCAACTGCTTGGCAACCTGTTTGAATATCTGCTCAAGGAACGCGGCGAAAAGATGAACATCTTGGGCGCCACCTCGGGCGACACCGGCAGCGCCGCCATTGCCGGGGTGCGCGGCAAGGACAACATCAACATCTTCATCCTGCATCCTCATGGCCGGGTATCACCGATCCAGGCGCTGCAGATGACCACCGTCACCGATCCGAACGTGTTCAATCTGGCCATTGATGGCACCTTCGACGACGGTCAGCGCATCGTCAAGGAAATCTTCAACGATCTCGCCTTCAAGCAGCGCTACGCCCTGGGTGCCATCAACTCCATCAACTGGGCACGGGTGCTGGCCCAGGTGGTCTATTATTTTTACGCCTGGAGCCGCATCGCCGCCCACCGCGACGATGCCAGCGTCGATTTTGCCGTGCCCACTGGCAATTTCGGTGATATTTTTGCCGGCTACATTGCCAGACGCATGGGCCTGCCCATCCATAAACTGGTACTGGCCACCAACGAAAACAACATTCTCTCGCGTTTCGTCGCCAGCGGCGACTACTCTGTCGGCCGGGTGGTGGAAACCCTGTCGCCTTCCATGGACATCCAGATCGCCAGCAACTTCGAGCGCTATCTCTATTACCTGCTCGACGAGGATGCCGAGTTGCTACAACAGCAGATGGGCGAGTTTTCCGCCACGGGCCGGTTGCAGTTCACTACCGAACTGCTTGAACGGGTACGCGACGACTTCGCCACCCTGACCGTTGACACCGAGCAGACCCTGGCCACCATCCGTCAGTTTCACCGCCAAACCGGCTATGTGCTCGACCCCCATACCGCTGTCGGCGTCAAGGCCGGCAGCACCTTCCGCCAGGGCGAGCGGCCGATGATCTGCCTGGCCACGGCTCATCCGGCCAAGTTTGCCGATGCCGTCATCCGCGCCACCGGCAGCGCACCCGACCGGCCCGACAGTCTGTGTGAAATTGAAAACAAACCGCAACGCTGCCAGCGCATTGCCGCTGATACAACCGAAATCAAGGACTATCTGGCCAAGCACGCCCTGCAATAA